One segment of Pseudooceanicola aestuarii DNA contains the following:
- a CDS encoding rod-binding protein → MDIKTAMAALQVTQAQQAQPGAAAPDAPSSAAREFEKMYLTQMFDEMLKEVDIGSLGAGTAEEHWRYFLAEATAEQLAAQGGIGLAQQVGRALDAYDTTRKLGES, encoded by the coding sequence ATGGACATCAAGACGGCGATGGCGGCCTTGCAGGTCACGCAGGCGCAACAGGCCCAACCCGGCGCCGCCGCGCCCGATGCACCGTCCAGCGCGGCGCGCGAATTCGAGAAGATGTACCTGACCCAGATGTTCGACGAGATGCTGAAGGAGGTCGATATCGGCAGCCTGGGCGCCGGCACGGCCGAAGAGCATTGGCGCTATTTCCTGGCAGAGGCCACGGCCGAACAGCTGGCAGCGCAGGGTGGCATCGGGCTGGCGCAGCAGGTCGGGCGGGCGCTGGACGCCTATGACACGACCCGCAAGCTGGGAGAGAGCTGA
- a CDS encoding flagellin, which translates to MSSILTNASAMSALSTLRDINSNLNTTQDRISTGLNISSGKDNAAYFSISETMSGDSRIYKAIDESLTLTQNSISSARLGAETVVDLAEEFVERVAFAQGGTAETRKNVQLELDELSARIQTTINQATFNGSDLVNGTSAVTVVTGISRTAAGSVDTTTVTFNQQDLGAIQSALAAINLNTSSTTALQKGDLQAAESTLASAIASATSFGIAEKSVEMQKEFLGELTDRIDSGIGSMIDADMEEEAARLQSLQVQQQLATQSLSIANQAPQNILSLFR; encoded by the coding sequence ATGTCATCTATTCTTACCAATGCCAGCGCCATGTCGGCGCTGTCCACCCTGCGTGACATCAACAGCAACCTGAACACCACTCAGGATCGCATCAGCACCGGCCTGAACATCAGCTCGGGCAAGGACAATGCCGCCTATTTCTCGATCTCCGAGACGATGAGCGGCGACTCGCGGATCTACAAGGCGATCGATGAAAGCCTGACCCTGACGCAGAACTCCATCTCCTCGGCCCGTCTTGGCGCCGAAACGGTGGTGGACCTGGCCGAAGAGTTCGTGGAACGCGTGGCCTTTGCCCAGGGCGGGACCGCTGAAACGCGCAAGAACGTCCAGCTGGAGCTGGACGAGCTGTCGGCACGCATCCAGACGACCATCAACCAGGCGACCTTCAACGGGTCCGACCTGGTGAATGGCACATCCGCCGTGACCGTCGTCACCGGCATCAGCCGGACGGCGGCGGGGTCGGTCGACACGACCACCGTCACGTTCAACCAGCAGGATCTGGGCGCCATCCAGTCGGCCCTTGCGGCCATCAACCTGAATACCAGCTCGACCACCGCACTCCAGAAAGGGGACCTGCAGGCAGCGGAATCCACCCTGGCCAGCGCCATCGCATCCGCCACCTCCTTCGGCATTGCCGAAAAATCGGTGGAAATGCAGAAGGAGTTCCTGGGTGAACTGACCGACCGCATCGACAGCGGGATCGGCAGCATGATCGACGCCGATATGGAGGAGGAGGCCGCGCGCCTTCAATCCCTCCAGGTGCAGCAACAGCTGGCGACGCAATCGCTCTCGATTGCCAACCAGGCGCCGCAGAACATCCTGTCTCTCTTCAGGTAA
- a CDS encoding flagellar biosynthesis regulator FlaF — translation MSIAAYKRTIRESESPRQIETRVFSRITGRLAEFRPDFNAATTREARAALLAGGLRAALADNRKLWATLRDDLAHENNSLPPNLRAQLLSIALWVDRQTLTLMGGGPGLSGLIDVNTNILAGLSRAPSSQQVGTDEPQTHLETL, via the coding sequence ATGAGCATTGCTGCGTACAAGCGCACCATCCGGGAGAGTGAATCCCCCCGGCAGATCGAAACCCGCGTATTCTCCCGGATCACTGGCCGACTGGCTGAATTCCGTCCCGATTTCAACGCCGCCACCACCCGCGAGGCCCGCGCCGCACTGCTGGCCGGTGGCCTGCGCGCCGCGTTGGCCGACAACCGCAAGCTGTGGGCGACGCTGCGCGACGACCTGGCGCATGAGAACAACAGCCTGCCGCCCAACCTGCGGGCGCAACTGCTGTCCATCGCGCTGTGGGTGGACCGGCAGACGCTGACCCTGATGGGCGGCGGCCCAGGACTGTCGGGGCTGATCGACGTCAACACCAATATCCTTGCGGGGCTGTCGCGCGCGCCCTCTTCTCAACAGGTGGGAACCGATGAGCCTCAAACTCACCTTGAAACCCTTTGA
- a CDS encoding flagellar biosynthesis repressor FlbT, which translates to MSLKLTLKPFEKVVINGCMMRNGGRKTTMSVESRADIIRETDLLKPAAVATPVTTAYFLVQNALTDPERRDDFASAAQKQLAALATVFVPPHQIHAFEAANCVSTGDFFRALRHLRPLLEREAEILGDGIVPAEAAGDSPPRPRVTLVKAARTA; encoded by the coding sequence ATGAGCCTCAAACTCACCTTGAAACCCTTTGAGAAGGTCGTGATCAACGGCTGCATGATGCGCAACGGCGGTCGAAAGACGACCATGTCGGTGGAAAGCCGGGCCGACATCATCCGCGAAACCGACCTGCTGAAACCCGCCGCCGTGGCCACCCCGGTGACCACCGCCTATTTCCTGGTGCAGAACGCGCTGACGGATCCCGAACGGCGCGACGATTTCGCCTCGGCGGCGCAGAAACAACTGGCTGCGCTGGCCACCGTCTTTGTTCCGCCACATCAGATCCACGCCTTCGAGGCGGCGAATTGCGTCAGCACCGGCGATTTCTTCCGGGCGTTGCGCCACCTGCGCCCGCTGCTGGAGCGCGAAGCTGAGATCCTGGGCGATGGGATTGTCCCGGCAGAGGCGGCAGGCGACAGCCCGCCGCGCCCGCGCGTCACCCTGGTCAAGGCGGCGCGCACGGCATGA
- a CDS encoding DUF1217 domain-containing protein, giving the protein MISLSGFSTLTALHLVDATEETQLSMIRNDARHSRAIDHFRENIDQVETVDDLLEDPELYGFVMRAFDLEDQIFGKAMVKAILKSNVEDSDALINRMTDSRFQDLYDEMGFGTDGEGNINTALTRWQDRMVDRYVERHFLNDTADQNATLGTALEFRRQAAEIESPFDILKDAELTEFFQTAFGLPSAMSGLDIDRQAEIISARIDLTTLKDPDVVEGLIRRYVAISDATSGVASASSGAVQLMAGAVSAASGSGAFVPITIDIEAVSAAGFSGYKLR; this is encoded by the coding sequence ATGATCTCGCTCTCCGGGTTTTCCACGCTGACCGCGCTTCACCTGGTCGATGCGACCGAGGAGACCCAGCTGTCGATGATCCGCAACGACGCGCGCCACAGCCGCGCGATCGACCATTTCCGCGAGAACATCGACCAGGTGGAAACCGTCGACGATCTGCTGGAGGATCCCGAACTTTACGGGTTCGTCATGCGGGCTTTCGACCTGGAGGATCAGATCTTCGGCAAGGCAATGGTCAAGGCGATCCTCAAAAGCAATGTCGAGGACAGCGACGCGCTGATCAACCGGATGACCGACAGCCGGTTCCAGGATCTGTACGACGAGATGGGGTTCGGCACCGACGGAGAGGGGAACATCAACACCGCCCTGACCCGCTGGCAGGACCGGATGGTGGATCGCTATGTCGAACGGCATTTCCTGAACGACACCGCCGATCAGAACGCCACCCTGGGCACGGCGCTGGAATTCCGGCGCCAGGCGGCCGAGATCGAGAGCCCGTTCGATATCCTCAAGGATGCGGAACTGACGGAATTCTTCCAGACCGCCTTTGGCCTGCCCTCGGCGATGTCGGGTCTGGATATCGACCGGCAGGCGGAGATCATCAGCGCGCGCATCGACCTGACGACCCTGAAAGACCCCGACGTGGTCGAAGGGCTGATCCGACGCTACGTGGCGATCAGCGATGCCACCAGCGGCGTTGCCTCCGCTTCCAGCGGGGCGGTGCAATTGATGGCGGGCGCGGTCAGCGCAGCTTCCGGCTCCGGTGCCTTCGTGCCGATCACCATCGATATCGAGGCGGTCAGCGCGGCGGGGTTCAGCGGCTACAAACTGCGCTGA
- a CDS encoding flagellar motor switch protein FliG has product MNVANLQRTGARKTKATPVERRLSGPQKAAILFLCLGESRGSRLMQQLDTEEIQKITRAMSSLGVISAEIVEKVMSDFTEEVANGSGVVGSFTVAENLLRSLLPEDQVETILKDIRGPLKERDLWARFSALNENVIANYLKKEHPQTIAAILSNVKTDVAAKVLPLLGAEKMQDVIERMVRMESVPHHMMKQIEETIQSDIINSSDQPTTAELYQRMADLFNKLDRPALDAVSAGLEENIPDAFASIKQKMFTFEDLAKMDPLDLAKVMRGVAGNTLPTALRGANKETRELFFRALPGRSRDMLMEEINAMAPVRRREVREAQSAMLDLAKTLAEDEVVRLPVNDEDQDELF; this is encoded by the coding sequence ATGAACGTCGCCAACCTTCAGCGCACCGGGGCACGCAAGACCAAGGCCACCCCGGTCGAACGCCGGCTGAGCGGCCCGCAAAAGGCCGCGATCCTGTTCCTGTGCCTGGGAGAAAGCCGCGGCTCGCGCCTGATGCAGCAACTGGACACGGAGGAGATCCAGAAGATCACCCGCGCCATGTCCAGCCTGGGCGTGATCTCCGCCGAGATCGTGGAAAAGGTGATGAGCGATTTTACCGAAGAGGTCGCCAATGGCAGCGGCGTCGTCGGATCCTTTACCGTGGCGGAGAACCTCTTGCGGTCGCTGTTGCCCGAGGACCAGGTGGAAACGATCCTGAAGGACATTCGCGGCCCGCTGAAGGAACGCGATCTCTGGGCGCGCTTCTCCGCGCTGAACGAGAACGTGATCGCCAATTACCTGAAGAAGGAGCACCCCCAGACCATCGCCGCCATCCTGTCCAACGTGAAGACCGACGTTGCCGCCAAGGTGCTCCCGTTGCTGGGTGCGGAGAAGATGCAGGACGTGATCGAACGGATGGTGCGCATGGAATCCGTACCCCATCACATGATGAAGCAGATCGAGGAAACGATTCAGAGCGACATCATCAATTCCTCCGATCAGCCGACCACGGCAGAGCTGTACCAACGCATGGCCGATCTGTTCAACAAGCTGGACCGCCCGGCGCTGGATGCCGTCTCGGCGGGGCTGGAGGAAAACATCCCCGACGCCTTTGCCTCCATCAAGCAGAAGATGTTCACCTTCGAAGACCTGGCCAAGATGGATCCGCTGGACCTGGCCAAGGTGATGCGCGGCGTGGCTGGAAACACCTTGCCCACCGCCCTGCGCGGCGCCAACAAGGAGACCCGCGAGCTGTTCTTCAGGGCGCTGCCGGGCCGGTCCCGCGACATGCTGATGGAGGAGATCAACGCCATGGCCCCCGTCCGCCGCCGCGAGGTCCGGGAGGCGCAATCGGCGATGCTGGACCTGGCCAAGACTTTGGCGGAAGACGAGGTGGTCCGCCTGCCCGTCAACGACGAAGACCAGGACGAATTGTTCTGA
- the fliP gene encoding flagellar type III secretion system pore protein FliP (The bacterial flagellar biogenesis protein FliP forms a type III secretion system (T3SS)-type pore required for flagellar assembly.), translated as MTPRRAIVAGGLSAVALALLLIAGAGGAQAQDLGAGLLEAVGDALSDAPPGSDERATLTGRILQMVVAITVLSIAPGLLVIMTSFTRFVIVFSMLRSALGLNQTPPNMVLTSMALFMTFFVMQPVFEDAWEAGVQPLMNNAITEEQAITRIGDPFRQFMFINTREKDMQLFRDIAARSRGDAASQETAARPLPATPQDAAWSELIPAFMISELRRAFSIGFLIYLPFLAIDLIVASILMSAGMMMLPPVLISLPFKVIFFVLIDGWYMLAGSLLEGYIPLAGGG; from the coding sequence ATGACCCCCCGCCGGGCCATAGTCGCGGGCGGCCTGTCGGCTGTCGCGCTGGCCCTGCTGCTGATCGCCGGGGCCGGGGGCGCACAGGCGCAGGACCTGGGCGCCGGCCTGCTGGAGGCCGTGGGCGATGCCCTGTCCGACGCGCCGCCGGGATCGGACGAACGCGCGACATTGACCGGCCGGATCCTGCAAATGGTGGTGGCGATCACGGTCCTGTCCATCGCGCCGGGGCTGCTGGTGATCATGACCTCCTTTACCCGGTTCGTCATCGTCTTCTCCATGCTGCGCTCGGCCCTGGGGCTGAACCAGACCCCGCCCAACATGGTGCTGACCTCCATGGCGCTGTTCATGACCTTTTTCGTCATGCAGCCGGTGTTCGAAGACGCTTGGGAGGCCGGCGTGCAACCGCTGATGAACAATGCCATCACCGAGGAACAGGCGATCACGCGCATCGGCGATCCGTTCCGGCAGTTCATGTTCATCAACACCCGCGAGAAGGACATGCAGCTGTTTCGCGACATCGCCGCCCGCAGCCGGGGCGATGCCGCCTCGCAGGAGACGGCGGCACGTCCCCTGCCCGCCACCCCGCAGGACGCCGCCTGGAGCGAGCTGATCCCCGCATTCATGATTTCCGAGCTCAGGCGTGCCTTTTCCATCGGCTTCCTGATCTACCTGCCGTTTCTGGCCATTGACCTGATCGTCGCCTCGATCCTGATGAGCGCGGGGATGATGATGTTGCCGCCGGTGCTGATTTCGCTGCCGTTCAAGGTGATCTTCTTCGTTCTGATCGACGGGTGGTACATGTTGGCCGGCAGTCTGCTCGAAGGGTACATCCCCCTGGCCGGGGGCGGATAG
- a CDS encoding FliM/FliN family flagellar motor switch protein has product MTDDSAQTDQDAPAVPHLDGAASPGTGETAAQPQTPPRNGSNIDAMLNVGLDVQIVLGRTRMPIAELLKLSRGSIVELRETIGQPVDVVINDRLVARGDLVKLPDDRIGVSLIEIVKDYVSEG; this is encoded by the coding sequence ATGACCGACGACAGCGCGCAGACCGACCAGGACGCCCCCGCCGTACCGCACCTTGACGGTGCCGCCTCCCCCGGCACCGGGGAGACCGCCGCCCAGCCGCAGACGCCGCCGCGCAACGGGTCCAACATCGACGCGATGCTGAACGTCGGGCTGGATGTGCAGATCGTGCTGGGACGCACCCGGATGCCAATCGCGGAATTGCTGAAACTGTCGCGCGGCTCCATCGTGGAGCTGCGGGAGACGATCGGCCAGCCGGTGGATGTGGTGATCAACGACCGCCTCGTCGCGCGTGGGGATCTGGTGAAGCTGCCCGACGACCGTATCGGCGTCTCGCTGATCGAGATCGTCAAGGATTACGTGAGCGAAGGATGA
- the fliF gene encoding flagellar basal-body MS-ring/collar protein FliF has protein sequence MQGILDNLRALGWTRLAVLGGTGIALVVALLVSVSVAVAPDYVTLYRDLSPAEASRVVGALEQSGIRVRTDAAGSVVSVPQEDLARARMDLAGAGLPGDGTPGWEIFDETSGLGMNTFMQRVNRMRAMEGELARSIQTIQGVAAARVHLVLPEREPFSRDRPRPSASVIVRGSASRQLGMRQAQAIRALVAAAVPDLSPQGVTVLSATGETILSDDGAASAEATSLSVRNGVEDRMSRRLSEILSARVGAGNARVQVSVDLTTERQVVRQQSYDPGQRVVRSTETREETREDQDTAQGEVGVADNIPAALAGGAGGGSSNSSTRTDEIVNYEIGGTQSETVREPGEIEKLSVAVLINGIYNVQPDGTVDYAERSAEELARLEQLVQSAIGFDAARGDSVSVVSLRFMDYSMDVGDPVARSWSALLADNLSLILRGLFALALLGAVLLLGVRPALARLLPAPADKDDAPALPGAETAAAVALPGTDPAAGPAQTGAATIRPAPAGQPAPRSHSGDILDPLPQGAEELVTLATVQGGVQRGWIKAVGELIEHDSEDSLKVVKSWLAEAR, from the coding sequence GTGCAGGGAATTCTGGATAATCTGCGAGCCTTGGGCTGGACCCGCCTGGCGGTGCTGGGCGGCACCGGTATCGCGTTGGTCGTGGCGCTGCTGGTCTCCGTCTCGGTGGCCGTGGCGCCGGATTACGTGACGCTGTACCGCGACCTGTCTCCGGCGGAGGCCTCACGCGTTGTCGGCGCGCTGGAGCAATCGGGCATCCGCGTGCGCACCGATGCCGCCGGCAGCGTCGTCAGCGTCCCGCAGGAGGATCTGGCCCGTGCACGCATGGATCTGGCCGGCGCCGGGCTGCCGGGGGACGGCACGCCGGGCTGGGAAATCTTCGACGAGACCAGCGGCCTGGGCATGAATACCTTCATGCAGCGGGTGAACCGGATGCGCGCGATGGAGGGCGAGCTGGCCCGCTCCATCCAGACGATCCAGGGCGTCGCCGCCGCCCGCGTTCACCTGGTCCTGCCGGAGCGGGAGCCGTTCAGCCGTGACCGGCCCCGGCCTTCTGCCTCCGTGATCGTGCGGGGCAGCGCCAGTCGGCAGCTGGGGATGCGCCAGGCCCAGGCCATCCGCGCCCTGGTTGCCGCCGCCGTGCCGGACCTGTCGCCGCAGGGCGTGACCGTCCTGTCCGCTACGGGGGAAACGATCCTCTCCGATGATGGCGCCGCCTCCGCCGAGGCGACATCGCTGTCGGTGCGCAACGGGGTCGAGGACCGAATGAGCCGCCGCCTGTCTGAGATCCTCAGCGCGCGGGTCGGGGCGGGCAATGCGCGGGTGCAGGTCAGCGTCGACCTGACCACCGAACGCCAGGTCGTGCGCCAGCAATCCTATGACCCCGGTCAGCGGGTCGTACGCTCTACCGAGACGCGGGAGGAAACCCGCGAGGATCAGGACACCGCCCAGGGCGAGGTCGGCGTGGCCGACAACATCCCCGCCGCGTTGGCGGGCGGTGCGGGCGGCGGGTCCAGCAACAGCTCTACCCGGACCGACGAGATCGTCAATTACGAGATCGGCGGCACCCAAAGCGAAACAGTGCGCGAACCCGGCGAGATCGAGAAACTGTCGGTCGCCGTGCTGATCAACGGGATCTACAACGTGCAGCCCGACGGCACGGTCGATTACGCCGAACGCAGCGCCGAGGAACTGGCCCGGCTGGAACAGCTGGTGCAATCGGCCATCGGATTCGACGCGGCGCGCGGCGACAGCGTGTCGGTGGTCAGCCTGCGGTTCATGGATTACTCGATGGATGTGGGCGACCCGGTGGCGCGCAGCTGGTCCGCCCTTCTGGCCGACAACCTGTCGCTGATCCTGCGGGGGCTGTTCGCCCTGGCCTTGCTTGGCGCGGTGTTGCTGCTGGGGGTACGCCCGGCGTTGGCCCGCCTGCTGCCCGCCCCCGCAGACAAGGACGACGCCCCGGCCCTGCCCGGCGCAGAGACGGCGGCCGCCGTGGCCCTGCCCGGCACCGATCCCGCCGCTGGCCCGGCCCAGACCGGCGCCGCCACCATTCGCCCCGCGCCTGCCGGCCAGCCGGCCCCGCGCAGCCATTCCGGCGACATCCTGGACCCCCTGCCCCAGGGCGCGGAGGAGCTGGTGACCCTGGCCACCGTGCAGGGCGGCGTGCAGCGCGGCTGGATCAAGGCGGTGGGCGAATTGATCGAACACGATTCCGAGGATTCGCTGAAAGTCGTCAAAAGCTGGCTGGCAGAGGCGCGGTAG
- a CDS encoding flagellar basal body-associated FliL family protein gives MASTATSAPDSARPSPMGRILRGLGLLVLCAAALAGGLVAATGPEEALQILRTGMSPEAREPAPETAPNAPGARTGLAVTPFKEIIVNITATTMSGRQTSRFLKLNIALVYDAALPGADLIEDRKLFIRDSYQDYLRLLSDTDLHGSIGLANLKAELLRRTRAITDSEAPQELLIADLVIQ, from the coding sequence ATGGCAAGCACTGCAACATCGGCCCCCGACAGCGCGCGCCCCTCCCCGATGGGGCGGATCCTGCGCGGGCTGGGGTTGCTGGTCCTGTGCGCCGCCGCGCTGGCCGGGGGGCTGGTCGCCGCAACCGGCCCGGAGGAGGCATTGCAGATCCTGCGCACCGGCATGTCCCCCGAGGCCAGGGAACCGGCCCCCGAAACCGCGCCCAACGCCCCCGGCGCCCGGACCGGTCTGGCGGTGACACCGTTCAAGGAGATCATCGTCAACATCACCGCCACCACCATGAGCGGCCGCCAGACCTCCCGGTTCCTGAAGCTGAACATCGCACTGGTCTATGATGCCGCCCTCCCCGGCGCCGACCTGATCGAGGACCGGAAATTGTTCATCCGCGACAGCTATCAGGATTACCTGCGCCTGCTCAGCGACACGGATCTGCACGGCTCCATCGGGTTGGCCAACCTGAAGGCGGAGCTGCTGCGCCGCACCCGCGCCATCACCGACAGCGAGGCGCCGCAGGAACTGCTGATCGCCGACCTGGTGATCCAATGA
- a CDS encoding flagellar motor switch protein FliM, protein MTGLRLSEETRAVEELIIERAKSSYARLPVMEVVLDRFALGLGPALKAYLGALAEVSLKRLDYMSCHAAIQDLPNPGLFAVAEAPEWAGPISLAVKADLLFAVLDLTFGGRAVSATPQVNRTLTGIEKRVGQAVAGLALDELSNAFRRVSPVEFEINLMETAPRSLLLAPPNSPCVRAVVEVEAEGRTGELELILPNISFEPAHDILSQNFTGGQLGGDTGWRKKMSGMLGDTSVSVLAVMKHLEIPLRHVLEWTPGTVLPLNMDENDPVTLSCTGEHVAMAEVGSRKNGRIALKLTQVLSDEEETADVPAT, encoded by the coding sequence ATGACGGGGCTGCGTCTGTCCGAGGAAACCCGCGCGGTCGAGGAATTGATCATCGAGCGGGCGAAATCCTCCTATGCCCGGCTGCCGGTAATGGAGGTCGTGCTGGACCGCTTTGCCCTGGGCCTGGGTCCGGCGCTGAAGGCCTACCTTGGCGCCCTGGCGGAGGTGTCGCTGAAGCGGTTGGATTACATGTCCTGCCACGCGGCGATCCAGGATCTGCCCAATCCGGGCCTTTTCGCCGTGGCGGAGGCGCCGGAATGGGCCGGGCCGATCAGCCTGGCGGTCAAGGCCGATCTGCTGTTCGCCGTCCTGGATCTGACCTTTGGCGGTCGCGCCGTTTCGGCGACGCCCCAGGTGAACCGCACCCTGACCGGGATCGAGAAACGTGTCGGCCAGGCCGTCGCGGGGCTGGCGCTGGACGAATTGTCCAACGCGTTCCGCCGCGTCTCCCCCGTGGAATTCGAGATCAACCTGATGGAAACCGCGCCCCGGTCGTTGTTGCTGGCCCCGCCCAACAGCCCCTGCGTGCGCGCGGTGGTGGAGGTGGAGGCCGAGGGTCGCACCGGAGAGCTGGAGCTGATCCTGCCCAACATCTCCTTCGAGCCGGCCCATGACATCCTGTCGCAGAACTTCACCGGCGGACAGTTGGGCGGGGACACCGGCTGGCGCAAGAAGATGTCCGGGATGCTGGGCGATACCAGCGTTTCGGTTCTGGCGGTGATGAAGCACCTGGAAATCCCGTTGCGGCACGTTCTGGAATGGACGCCTGGCACCGTGCTGCCGCTGAACATGGACGAGAACGATCCCGTTACCCTGTCCTGCACCGGCGAACATGTCGCCATGGCAGAGGTGGGCAGCCGCAAGAACGGACGGATCGCGTTGAAACTGACCCAAGTCCTTAGTGACGAAGAGGAGACCGCCGATGTCCCTGCTACTTGA
- a CDS encoding flagellar motor switch protein produces the protein MSLLLDLAIIVLLIGTLIYALIVERKVRTLMRTLRELEPMIGDFSAAVDRSESSVSMLKSLGQSLPGGLGGRGRTAPAEGTAAGAAEGRDSGQFRSMRDTSGRAAKVNTVPMKSELVRGFFETVRSREA, from the coding sequence ATGTCCCTGCTACTTGACCTCGCCATCATCGTGCTGCTGATCGGCACATTGATCTACGCGCTGATCGTCGAACGCAAGGTACGGACCCTGATGCGGACCCTGCGGGAGCTGGAACCGATGATCGGGGACTTCTCCGCCGCGGTGGACCGGTCCGAAAGCTCCGTTTCGATGTTGAAATCGCTGGGCCAATCGTTGCCGGGCGGGCTGGGAGGGCGCGGGCGTACCGCCCCGGCAGAGGGCACCGCCGCCGGCGCGGCGGAGGGCCGGGACAGCGGCCAGTTCCGCAGCATGCGTGACACGTCCGGTCGGGCGGCCAAGGTGAACACCGTGCCGATGAAATCCGAACTGGTGCGCGGCTTCTTTGAAACCGTCCGCAGTCGGGAGGCGTGA
- a CDS encoding MotE family protein: protein MRPAGFIFGALLIAVSAKIGLSLGGATGGGLPSLASSAEAAGPTAAPIPEPAVQAEPAQCEATPEEMLTTIREERDLLSTRRDTLDQRAAELELAQETLKLEQDRLGELQMALEGLLDKVESAHTRDVDRLVALYQNMKPKDAAVIMNDLDIEVTVMVLGTMDERAAAPIMAALDPIRARAISQIILERSKLPGDQRLEDIRL from the coding sequence ATGCGTCCGGCGGGGTTCATCTTCGGGGCGCTGCTGATCGCGGTCTCGGCCAAGATCGGGCTTTCGCTGGGCGGCGCCACCGGGGGCGGCCTGCCCTCCCTTGCCTCCTCGGCCGAGGCGGCGGGCCCCACAGCCGCGCCCATCCCCGAACCGGCCGTGCAGGCAGAGCCCGCGCAATGCGAGGCGACGCCGGAGGAGATGCTGACCACCATTCGCGAAGAGCGTGACCTGCTGTCCACCCGCCGCGACACGCTGGACCAGCGCGCGGCAGAGCTGGAGCTGGCGCAGGAGACACTGAAGCTGGAACAGGACCGTCTGGGCGAGTTGCAGATGGCGCTGGAAGGTTTGCTGGACAAGGTGGAATCCGCCCATACCCGCGATGTCGACCGGCTGGTCGCGCTGTATCAGAACATGAAGCCCAAAGACGCCGCCGTGATCATGAACGATCTGGATATCGAGGTCACGGTGATGGTTCTGGGCACCATGGATGAACGCGCCGCCGCGCCGATCATGGCCGCGCTGGATCCGATCCGGGCGCGCGCGATCTCCCAGATCATTCTGGAACGGTCGAAACTGCCCGGCGACCAGCGGCTGGAAGATATCCGGCTGTAA